The following proteins are encoded in a genomic region of Salvelinus namaycush isolate Seneca chromosome 12, SaNama_1.0, whole genome shotgun sequence:
- the ftr83 gene encoding finTRIM family, member 83, with amino-acid sequence MSTDQESCHLCKEDLRDPVSIPCGHIFCSICLKTYWDHADHTGSYNCPRCRVTYNKRPTPRRLQTSRSSSYSTHSQPRMSETYPPPPPDPDYNYAGPQDVGCDICIGKKHKAIKTCLMCLASYCERHLKPHYENPAFKRHKLVDEIGHLDRQICPQHQKGLELFCKTDQMCICVLCTVKEHKGHDMVSAEQERSEEQQRLGATQAEIQERIHERLKQMEELKQAVDSLKSSAQRAMQECEKLFGDMMRSIERMQQEMTKLISSNKRAALNNAEGHLERLTHEIADLKKRDNEITQLSRTEDHIHFIQSYHMLIAQTEAEELPTVSVNPYFSFGPVTKAVSEMKVHLHDISNEELVKVATIVNKMPFCQLDEGKRRNTVKADAVVAVYKTPSQEPQYREDFLKYACVLTLDPNTAYRQLYLSRGNRKAALKREPQDYADSASRFDCLPQVLCKEPLSGGAYYWEVEWSGEGASVGVTYKGIKRVGYGDSSRIGYNRKSWSLFCSDSSYSARYGKDQVEINAPYSSRIGVFLDHSAGTLSFYTVGDTMSLIHRFKASFAEPVYPGFWVWYESAVTIRQLS; translated from the exons ATGTCTACTGACCAGGAGAGCTGCCATCTGTGTAAGGAAGACCTGAGGGACCCAGTTTCCATCCCGTGCGGCCACATCTTCTGCTCCATCTGCCTGAAGACCTACTGGGACCACGCTGACCACACCGGTTCCTACAACTGCCCACGTTGTCGGGTCACCTACAACAAGAGACCCACCCCACGCCGCCTCCAGACCTCCCGCTCCTCCTCATACTCAACCCACTCCCAACCCAGGATGTCTGAGACctaccctcctccacctccagacCCAGACTACAACTACGCCGGACCACAAGACGTGGGATGTGATATCTGTATTGGGAAGAAGCACAAAGCCATCAAGACATGCCTGATGTGTCTGGCGTCCTACTGTGAGAGGCATCTAAAGCCCCACTATGAGAACCCTGCCTTCAAGAGGCACAAGCTGGTGGATGAGATCGGCCATCTGGACAGACAGATTTGCCCCCAGCATCAGAAGGGTCTGGAGCTCTTCTGCAAGACGGACCAGATGTGTATCTGTGTTCTGTGCACCGTGAAGGAGCACAAAGGTCACGACATGGTATCTGCCGAACAGGAGAGGTCAGAAGAACAG CAACGTCTGGGGGCCACCCAGGCAGAGATCCAGGAGAGGATCCATGAGAGGCTTAAGCAGATGGAGGAGCTGAAACAAGCTGTGGATTCACTCAAG AGCTCAGCCCAGAGGGCTATGCAGGAGTGTGAGAAGTTGTTTGGCGACATGATGCGTTCCATCGAGAGGATGCAACAGGAAATGACCAAGCTCATCTCCTCCAATAAGAGGGCAGCACTGAACAACGCTGAGGGTCACCTAGAGCGTCTGACCCACGAGATCGCTGACCTCAAGAAGCGAGACAACGAGATCACACAGCTGTCACGCACAGAGGACCACATCCACTTTATCCAG AGCTACCACATGCTAATCGCTCAGACGGAGGCTGAGGAGCTGCCCACAGTCTCGGTGAACCCCTACTTCTCCTTCGGACCCGTCACCAAGGCTGTCTCTGAGATGAAGGTCCATCTCCATGACATCAGCAATGAGGAGCTGGTCAAAGTGGCCACGATTG TGAACAAAATGCCTTTCTGCCAACTGGATGAAGGCAAAAGGAGAAATACTGTGAAAG CCGATGCAGTTGTTGCCGTGTACAAGACTCCAAGCCAGGAGCCCCAGTACAGAGAGGACTTCCTGAAAT atgCCTGCGTTCTCACCCTGGACCCCAACACAGCCTACCGCCAGCTATACCTGTCTAGAGGCAACAGGAAGGCAGCCCTGAAGAGAGAACCACAGGACTACGCTGACAGTGCCTCCAGGTTCGACTGCCTGCCCCAGGTCCTCTGCAAAGAGCCCCTGTCTGGAGGGGCCTACTACTGggaggtggagtggagtggagagggggCCTCCGTGGGCGTCACCTACAAGGGCATCAAGAGAGTAGGCTACGGGGACAGCAGCCGCATCGGCTACAACCGCAAGTCCTGGAGCCTCTTCTGCTCCGATTCCAGCTATTCCGCCCGATATGGTAAAGACCAGGTGGAAATCAATGCACCCTACTCCTCCAGGATAGGGGTCTTCCTGGACCACTCAGCAGGCACCCTCTCATTCTACACTGTAGGGGACACCATGTCTCTCATACACCGCTTCAAGGCCTCCTTTGCTGAGCCTGTCTACCCAGGCTTTTGGGTCTGGTATGAGTCAGCGGTCACCATCCGTCAGCTGTCATAA